Proteins found in one Desulfuromonas thiophila genomic segment:
- a CDS encoding response regulator — protein sequence MKRIVIADDSGTARMMIRRCLEIIGLQDATFEEAENGREALALVKKTATDLLVSDLNMPIMDGEALLQWVKASPKLVDLPVLIITSAGNPAKSDQLREMGAFAVINKPINPAILSEVLAPLLDNVKG from the coding sequence ATGAAACGGATAGTCATCGCCGACGATTCGGGCACCGCCCGCATGATGATTCGTCGTTGTCTGGAAATTATCGGGTTGCAGGACGCAACCTTCGAAGAAGCCGAAAATGGTCGCGAAGCCCTGGCGCTGGTGAAAAAAACCGCCACCGATCTGCTGGTCAGCGATCTGAACATGCCGATCATGGATGGCGAGGCCCTGCTGCAGTGGGTCAAGGCCAGCCCTAAGCTGGTTGATCTGCCGGTGCTGATCATTACCAGCGCCGGCAATCCGGCTAAAAGCGACCAGCTTCGGGAAATGGGTGCCTTTGCCGTGATCAACAAGCCCATTAATCCCGCCATCCTCAGCGAGGTGCTGGCGCCCTTGCTGGACAACGTGAAAGGGTAG
- a CDS encoding chemotaxis protein CheX codes for MERLQAVLQEKLTEVLDETFGSMAFLGVCEASAADCATAGSLREAQLLVTEPVLMELHLATSEALLRQMAETLYNFDADQIEEHLINDLLAEILNTLAGRLMTALLPEQQTFALSLPELASEEERLDDKPLFEAFYLADDEPVIVRLQASGPQALLNLLQP; via the coding sequence ATGGAACGGTTGCAGGCAGTGCTGCAGGAAAAGCTGACCGAGGTGCTGGACGAAACCTTTGGCAGCATGGCGTTTCTCGGTGTGTGCGAGGCCAGTGCCGCCGACTGCGCCACGGCCGGGTCATTGCGCGAGGCCCAGCTGTTGGTGACGGAACCGGTGCTGATGGAGCTGCATCTGGCCACCAGTGAGGCTCTGCTGCGGCAGATGGCCGAAACCCTGTACAACTTTGATGCTGACCAGATCGAGGAACATCTGATCAACGATCTGCTGGCGGAAATTCTCAATACCCTGGCTGGCCGGCTGATGACAGCCCTGCTACCGGAGCAGCAGACCTTTGCCCTGAGCCTGCCGGAACTGGCCTCGGAAGAAGAGCGCCTTGACGATAAGCCCCTGTTCGAGGCTTTCTATCTGGCCGATGACGAGCCCGTCATCGTGCGGCTGCAGGCCTCAGGCCCGCAGGCCCTGCTGAACCTACTGCAACCCTGA
- a CDS encoding HDOD domain-containing protein gives METCATRETILQAIRDIPLLSPSAAQLLQLSAQDDYDIQEVIDIVKCDAALTARLLKIVNSVAYGLVHQVTSVDRAVSYLGERVVAGIALADSASALFDKELQGYEGPAGELWAHDLRTAIAAREIARYAKSPLSADLAFTAGILHAVGKAILSDFLKQTAPELLGSLDGHEIHDYLDGERRLLGIDHTEAGYLLAQAWELPEALQLAIRWHHQPAQAPAAFQPLVYAVHLGCLLAMMAGSQSADALQYHLDKGYSDYFDLSPEQIALTLLEVNEAFSTLQHALHESGDPIS, from the coding sequence ATGGAAACTTGTGCCACCCGCGAAACCATTCTCCAGGCGATCCGCGACATCCCGCTGCTTTCCCCCAGCGCGGCCCAGCTGCTGCAGCTGTCAGCGCAGGATGATTACGACATCCAAGAGGTGATCGATATCGTCAAGTGCGATGCCGCCCTGACCGCCCGACTGCTGAAAATTGTCAATTCCGTGGCTTACGGTCTGGTTCATCAGGTGACCAGCGTTGATCGCGCCGTCAGCTACCTGGGTGAGCGGGTGGTGGCCGGCATCGCTCTGGCCGATAGCGCCAGCGCTCTGTTCGACAAGGAACTGCAGGGCTACGAAGGGCCGGCCGGCGAGCTGTGGGCGCATGATCTGCGAACCGCCATTGCCGCCCGCGAAATCGCCCGTTACGCCAAGTCGCCCCTTAGTGCCGATCTGGCCTTCACCGCCGGCATCCTCCACGCCGTGGGCAAGGCCATCCTGTCCGATTTTCTCAAGCAGACCGCGCCGGAGTTACTCGGCAGTCTTGACGGTCACGAGATTCACGACTACCTCGACGGCGAGCGGCGCTTGCTTGGCATCGACCACACCGAAGCCGGCTATCTGCTGGCTCAGGCATGGGAGCTGCCCGAGGCCCTGCAACTGGCCATCCGCTGGCATCATCAGCCGGCCCAGGCCCCGGCAGCGTTTCAACCGCTGGTTTATGCCGTTCATCTGGGCTGCCTGCTGGCCATGATGGCGGGTTCCCAGTCGGCCGATGCGCTGCAGTACCACCTTGACAAGGGGTACAGCGATTACTTCGACCTGTCCCCCGAGCAGATCGCCCTGACCCTGCTGGAAGTTAACGAAGCCTTCAGTACCTTGCAGCACGCCCTGCATGAAAGCGGAGACCCCATCTCATGA
- a CDS encoding sigma-54 dependent transcriptional regulator: MTHSLVFAPQNPLRGDLLNSLRHELATAVLEAESCDQARQLLQQGGCALFFCQLGAEPRTSLQLLRQLDQLSPTTVSILLLPEQPALPLHEILQSGAHFYLSAPCDSTAIGQIIQRAHQHFRAQRVAECRAADAVDFPEIIGQSACMQRLFDLIRRLADDRDSTLLIQGESGTGKELVARAVHGHSPRRHGNFVPLNCAAIPEELLESELFGYEKGAFTGAFNNKRGRLQHADGGTLFLDEIGDMKPALQAKLLRVIQEKSFEPVGSVRSVNVDVRIVAATHRNLEEAVSRGAFREDLYYRLNVVPLQIPPLRQRSDDVPLLLETFTRRFCHSKNRPIFGYSPAALEHLKNYPWPGNVRELENLVQRLAILHGDSEVTPADLPEKYLDASPSYSDNGSAVVNGGTDFNSRVSEFEDRLILQALIKTGGNKKEAAELLNLKRTTLLEKIKKKQLDKALGRIGGPAGS; encoded by the coding sequence GTGACCCATTCCCTGGTGTTCGCTCCCCAAAATCCCCTGCGAGGCGATCTGCTCAACAGCCTGCGCCATGAGCTGGCCACGGCGGTACTCGAAGCCGAAAGCTGTGACCAGGCGCGGCAGCTGTTGCAGCAGGGTGGCTGCGCGCTGTTTTTCTGCCAGCTGGGGGCAGAACCCCGTACCAGTCTGCAGCTGCTGCGCCAGCTCGATCAGCTCAGCCCGACCACCGTCAGCATTCTGCTGTTGCCGGAGCAGCCGGCTCTGCCCTTGCACGAGATTCTGCAGTCCGGCGCCCATTTTTATCTGTCGGCCCCCTGCGACAGCACCGCCATCGGTCAGATCATCCAGCGCGCCCACCAGCACTTCCGCGCTCAGCGTGTGGCCGAATGCCGTGCCGCCGATGCCGTGGACTTCCCCGAAATTATCGGACAGTCGGCCTGCATGCAACGTTTGTTCGATCTGATCCGGCGACTGGCGGATGACCGGGACAGCACCCTGCTGATTCAGGGCGAAAGCGGCACCGGCAAGGAACTGGTGGCCCGCGCCGTTCACGGCCATAGTCCGCGCCGCCACGGCAATTTTGTGCCGCTCAATTGTGCCGCTATTCCCGAGGAACTGCTTGAGAGCGAACTGTTCGGCTACGAAAAGGGTGCCTTTACCGGCGCCTTCAACAACAAGCGCGGTCGTCTGCAACATGCCGATGGTGGCACCCTGTTCCTCGATGAAATCGGTGACATGAAGCCTGCCTTGCAGGCCAAGCTGTTGCGCGTGATTCAGGAAAAATCCTTCGAACCCGTCGGCAGTGTTCGCAGCGTCAATGTCGATGTCCGCATCGTTGCCGCCACCCACCGTAACCTTGAAGAAGCCGTCAGCCGCGGCGCCTTCCGCGAAGACCTCTATTACCGTCTTAACGTGGTGCCGCTGCAGATTCCACCCTTGCGGCAACGCAGCGACGATGTGCCCCTGTTGCTGGAAACCTTCACCCGGCGCTTCTGCCACAGCAAAAACCGCCCCATTTTCGGTTACAGCCCCGCCGCCCTGGAGCACCTGAAAAACTACCCCTGGCCCGGCAACGTCCGTGAACTGGAAAATCTGGTCCAGCGCCTGGCGATCCTGCATGGCGACAGCGAGGTCACCCCGGCCGATCTGCCGGAAAAATACCTCGATGCCTCCCCGTCCTACAGCGACAACGGCTCCGCCGTGGTGAATGGCGGCACCGATTTCAATTCCCGTGTCAGCGAATTCGAGGATCGCCTCATTCTGCAGGCCCTGATCAAAACCGGCGGCAACAAAAAAGAGGCCGCTGAACTGCTGAATCTCAAGCGCACCACCCTGTTGGAAAAAATCAAGAAGAAACAGCTCGACAAGGCCCTCGGTCGCATCGGCGGCCCGGCAGGTTCCTGA
- a CDS encoding chemotaxis protein CheX: MDLQQHITDATREIFETMIMLDITPGAPLPQPVRQFKASVSGVIGLAGSCKGMLSIHLPEPVAKAITSSFLGMEVDEINDDVTDAIGELANMLAGNIKMVLDSAGKAVTLSIPSCIHGEEYSMDSVGDADWTAVPFRLDGGEFVVELQIKNNG, from the coding sequence TTGGATTTACAACAGCACATTACCGATGCGACCAGAGAAATCTTCGAAACCATGATCATGCTCGATATCACGCCGGGCGCTCCGTTGCCACAGCCAGTGCGCCAGTTCAAGGCCTCGGTTTCCGGTGTGATCGGCTTGGCCGGCTCCTGCAAGGGCATGCTGTCGATACACCTGCCCGAGCCGGTCGCCAAGGCCATCACCAGCAGCTTTCTCGGTATGGAGGTCGATGAGATCAACGACGATGTCACCGATGCCATAGGCGAGCTGGCCAATATGCTGGCCGGCAACATCAAAATGGTGCTCGACAGCGCCGGCAAGGCGGTCACTCTGTCGATCCCTTCCTGTATTCACGGCGAGGAATACAGTATGGACAGCGTTGGTGACGCCGACTGGACCGCAGTGCCGTTTCGACTTGATGGCGGCGAATTCGTGGTTGAGCTGCAGATCAAGAACAACGGCTGA
- a CDS encoding chemotaxis protein CheX, producing MDCDLKQLIVESTQTVFDTMLMLPLTAGAPLAQKVYSFSDSISGMLGFAGDVQGMLTIHCPAAVALAVTAGLLGMEVDSVDDDVKDTIGELANMVLGGIKEGFAANGVAISLAIPTVLAGRSYRVSGMDDAHWTLVPFTIAEGEFLVELKLKNSR from the coding sequence GTGGATTGTGACCTCAAACAACTGATCGTCGAGAGCACCCAGACCGTTTTCGATACCATGCTGATGCTGCCCTTGACGGCCGGCGCGCCCCTGGCGCAGAAGGTGTACAGCTTCAGCGACAGCATCTCCGGAATGCTCGGTTTTGCCGGCGACGTGCAGGGCATGCTGACCATCCACTGCCCGGCGGCGGTGGCCCTGGCGGTGACGGCCGGTCTGTTGGGCATGGAGGTTGACAGCGTAGACGATGATGTCAAGGACACCATCGGCGAATTGGCCAACATGGTGCTGGGGGGGATCAAGGAAGGCTTTGCCGCCAACGGCGTGGCGATCAGTCTGGCCATTCCCACGGTGTTGGCCGGGCGTTCCTACCGCGTCAGCGGCATGGACGATGCTCACTGGACGTTGGTGCCATTTACCATTGCTGAAGGCGAATTTCTCGTCGAGCTCAAACTCAAAAACTCCCGCTAA
- a CDS encoding response regulator, producing the protein MGKRVLVIDDSSTMRKIVSRSLRQAGLEFDEILEAGDGQEALNLLAKEKVDLILSDINMPNMDGIEFLRQKKEIAAIKDIPVVMITTEGGADIIGEAKSLGAAGNVKKPFTPDMINEVIGALI; encoded by the coding sequence ATGGGAAAACGTGTTCTGGTCATCGACGATTCCAGCACCATGCGCAAGATTGTCTCCCGCTCCCTGCGTCAGGCCGGCCTTGAATTCGATGAGATTCTCGAAGCCGGCGACGGACAGGAGGCCCTTAATCTGCTGGCCAAGGAAAAGGTCGACCTGATTCTCAGCGACATCAACATGCCCAACATGGACGGTATCGAATTTTTGCGTCAGAAAAAGGAGATTGCCGCCATCAAGGATATTCCGGTGGTGATGATCACCACCGAGGGCGGTGCCGACATCATCGGCGAGGCCAAAAGCCTCGGCGCGGCCGGCAACGTGAAAAAGCCTTTCACTCCCGACATGATCAACGAGGTAATCGGCGCCCTGATCTAG